A portion of the Pangasianodon hypophthalmus isolate fPanHyp1 chromosome 20, fPanHyp1.pri, whole genome shotgun sequence genome contains these proteins:
- the nampt2 gene encoding nicotinamide phosphoribosyltransferase 2 codes for MAASDYNFLLATDSYKITHYKQYPPDLSKVYSYFECRRKKGAQFNEVVFFGLQYLLKKYIAGRIVTEEKIQEAKVFYQMHFKQSVFDEEGWRKLLERYDGCLPIRIKAVPEGKIIPRGNVLFTVENTDPDFYWLTNYIETMLVQMWYPITVATISREFKKILAKHLKATSGSLEGLEFKLHDFGYRGVSSQESAALGGAAHLVNFSSTDTVAGILMAQRYYSCPMAGFSIPAAEHSTIISWGRSREKDAYEYLLDQFPSGPVAVVSDSYDIFKACKHIWGDKLKERVMERSEDAVLVIRPDSGDPTETLLEVIKILEECFSCSLNSVGYKVLPSYIRIIQGDGIDLCSVEKILKKLSDEGWSAENVFFGCGSALLQKINRDTLNCAFKCSYVESSGKGMDVYKQPVTDPSKGSKRGRLSLRRNSDGFIETVERGAGKPEEDMLVTVFENGTILKEYSLDEIRKNAQLWEEDLSPAQHNQDHSSTLDIHQKHIMNGLH; via the exons ATGGCAGCTTCGGATTATAATTTTTTACTCGCGACGGATTCATACAAG atCACGCACTATAAGCAGTATCCTCCAGACCTCAGCAAAGTTTATTCTTACTTCGAGTGCCGGCGCAAGAAAGGGGCTCAGTTCAACGAGGTGGTGTTTTTCGGCCTGCAGTATCTCCTGAAGAAATATATCGCAG GACGCATCGTCACAGAGGAGAAGATTCAGGAGGCCAAAGTGTTTTACCAGATGCACTTCAAGCAGTCGGTGTTTGACGAAGAGGGCTGGAGGAAACTGTTGGAG agATACGACGGCTGCCTCCCGATCCGCATCAAAGCCGTTCCTGAGGGGAAGATCATTCCCAGGGGAAACGTCCTGTTCACTGTAGAGAACACAGACCCAGACTTCTACTGGCTCACCAATTACATAGAG ACCATGCTGGTCCAAATGTGGTACCCCATCACCGTGGCAACCATCTCCCGGGAGTTCAAAAAGATCCTTGCCAAGCATCTGAAGGCCACGTCGGGAAGTTTGGAGGGGCTGGAGTTCAAACTGCATGATTTCGGCTACAGAGGAGTCTCCTCTCAGGAG tcGGCGGCGCTGGGTGGAGCCGCTCACCTGGTGAACTTTTCCAGCACGGACACAGTGGCTGGAATCCTCATGGCTCAGCGCTACTACAGCTGCCCCATGGCTGGTTTCTCCATACCTGCTGCTGAGCACAG CACCATCATCTCCTGGGGCCGGAGCAGAGAGAAGGACGCATATGAGTATCTGCTGGACCAGTTCCCCTCAGGCCCCGTGGCAGTGGTCAGCGACAGCTACGACATCTTCAAGGCCTGCAAGCACATCTGGGGAGACAAGCTGAAGGAGAGAGTGATGGAACGCAGCGAAGACGCCGTCCTCGTCATCCGGCCCGACTCGGGAGACCCCACAGAGACGCTGCTGGAG gtCATAAAGATTTTAGAGGAGTGTTTTAGCTGTTCTCTGAACTCTGTAGGCTATAAAGTGCTTCCATCATACATACGCATCATCCAGGGTGATGGGATCGATCTCTGCTCAGTCGAGAAG ATCCTGAAGAAGCTCAGCGACGAGGGCTGGAGCGCGGAGAACGTATTCTTCGGCTGTGGAAGCGCCCTGCTGCAGAAGATCAACAGAGACACACTGAACTGTGCGTTTAAATGCAGCTACGTGGAGAGTAGCGGGAAGGGG ATGGACGTGTATAAGCAGCCAGTGACAGATCCGTCTAAGGGTTCGAAGCGCGGTCGTCTGTCACTGAGGAGAAACTCAGATGGGTTTATAGAGACAGTGGAACGGGGTGCAGGCAAACCGGAGGAG GACATGCTTGTGACGGTGTTTGAGAATGGGACCATCCTGAAGGAGTACTCTCTGGACGAGATCCGGAAGAACGCCCAGCTCTGGGAGGAGGACCTGAGCCCGGCGCAGCACAACCAGGACCACAGCAGCACGCTGGACATCCACCAGAAACACATCATGAACGGCTTGCACTAA